One Gossypium hirsutum isolate 1008001.06 chromosome A11, Gossypium_hirsutum_v2.1, whole genome shotgun sequence genomic window carries:
- the LOC107957229 gene encoding uncharacterized protein: MSFTPPPPPVFTGENYHIWVVKMKTYLQAQDLWNVVENDAEPPPLRANPTIAQIRIMARNSPKQAWEKLKEEFMGSDKTKQQQLINLRKDFENLKMKESETIKQYSDRIMATVNSIRLLGEDFSESRVVEKVITTFPEKFE; the protein is encoded by the exons ATGAGCTTTACTCCACCTCCACCACCAGTGTTCACAGGAGAAAATTATCACATTTGGGTGGTAAAAATGAAGACATATCTCCAGGCACAAGATTTGTGGAATGTAGTAGAGAATGAtgctgaaccacctccattgaggGCCAATCCCACGATTGCTCAAATAAG GATAATGGCTCGCAATTCACCTAAGCAAGCATGGgagaagctgaaggaggagttcatgggTTCAGACAAAACAAAGCAGCAACAGTTGATCAATCTCAGgaaagattttgaaaatttgaagatgaaagaGTCAGAGACTATAAAGCAGTACTCAGATAGGATCATGGCTACTGTCAACAGTATAAGGCTCCTTGGAGAAGACTTTAGTGAAAGTAGAGTTGTTGAAAAAGTCATCACTACTTTTCCTGAgaagtttgaataa